Within the Puniceicoccus vermicola genome, the region ATAGTGGTTGGTTGGCCAGGGTTTGAATGATGACGCGCTGCTTCCAGGCGTCTGCCACTGCTCGCCAGTAGAGAAGTTGCAGGTCGAGGAGGGAACGCTCACTGTCGATGACCTCGAGGATTCCGGTTCGGCCGCTCCGGTAACCAGCGCGGCTATTCTCGACCGCCTGTTCGGCCAGTCCCAGAAGCTCGTTGCCGTAGAGGTTGAGTTGCCGATTGGCGTTATTCAGGCTCGAGAGACTGGTCAAGAGCTTTGCCTGCAGGTCGTTCATGCGATTTGTGTATTCGCTTTCGAGAGAGCGCCGGCTGGCCAGGGCCTCCGCCTTGGATGCGTTGTATTTGCCGAACCATAGCGGAACGTTGACCGCGACCGTGAATCCCCACGGGTCTTGTCCTGCGTCGGGAGTGGTTGGGTTGACCACTGGATCCCCGGTTTGGATGTAATTGAGGCCCAGGGTGATGTCGGGGTAGTTGGCGAGTCGCGCGATTTCGCTCCGAGCTTCGGCGCTGTCGATTTGGCGCTGCATCATTTGCAGTTCCGGGTTGTTGGCCCGGATGGCGGCAGCGATCGAGGACGGATCGTAGGTGGTGGGCGCCGGAGCCTCCCATTTAGGATCGGGGAGGATTGAGGTCGTCGGGAGGCCGAGGAGTCGGCCCAACTCTGCGGATTGGGCGACCTTTTTTTGCTGGAGGGTCTGGAGGCGGTCATCGACTTTGCCGATTTCGACCTTGAGACGAAGGAGGGCATTCAAATCCGCGCCCGCTCGTACCTTCTCCTCGACGATGGGTTCGAGCTTTTGGAGGAGATCGCGATTCTCCCGAGTTAGGTCAATCGCTTCCCGGGTGTAGGTGTATTCGAAGAATGCCAGTGAAACCTCACGGGCCAGGACCAGTTGCTGGTTTTGGAGGGAATACCAAAGGACCTCCGCCTCTGCGGATGCAGCACTCTTCTGGCTTCCACGCTTTCCGAACCAAGGAAGCTTTTGGCTCAGAACAAACACATTCTCCTGCGGTCCGGTCCGGGTCTGGACGGATTCGATGAAGTGAGTGATCTGAAACATCGGATCCGGGAGGGCTCCCGATTGTGGAATACGCTGCATCCCGGCCTCGTAGCGTTGCTCCAGGGCCTCCAAGCGGGGATTGCTGGCCATGGCCTCGTTGAGGTAGTCCGAAAGCTCGAGGAGTTCGGGTTTGGCAGGTGATTCTGCGGAAGCGAGCAGCGCCGAGGCTAGCAGGAGGAGTGCGGGCGTCAGTCGGGTCCGCATCGGGAGGATGCGTCTGAGCGGAAAAAAGTCATTCATCGATCCTGCTTAAACGCAGGAAAGTGGCTCAACCCTCAGGATTTTGGCGAAAAACCGTTTCGCCGTATGAAGGGCTATGGTTCGGGGTACCTAAGCAGCTTGCGTGAGCATCCAAATGGCCATGGCCATCATCAAAAGGTTTTCAGTGAGGGAAATGAAGCCCAGGGGGACGCTGCTATCGCCGCCAACGCAAGCGCATTTCAAATCGCGTTTTTCGAGGTAGACGGCTTTGAAGATCGAGACCGCCCCAATACTGCTTGCGATGAGGACGATGGGTGCCACTACCCAGGTGAAGAGTCCTCCAATCATGAGAATGCCTCCGCCGGCCTCAATCACGGCGTAGACGTAGGCGTACGGAACGTAGCGCTGGGCCACGAGGTCATACTGGACGAAGCCCGTGGCGTATCCTTTCAAATCCTGAAGCTTTTGGATCCCGAGCGCACACATGCTGAAGGCGATAAACAATTCCGCGACTCGAATCAGGGAAAGGCTGCCGAGCGTTAGCCAGGTTGTGGAAAGTGCCATGAGAAACGTGACCGCAAAGATCGCCAACACGGGTTGGTAAGTTTCTCCCTCTTGGGGATCAGGGGAAAGGCCGAGATGCTCCCGGAGTGCATCGTAGCCGCCGAGATGTTTTCCCTCGATAAAGATCTGGGGAGTTTCGTCGACACGGTTTTCCTCTTTGTAACGCTTGTTCTCCTCCATGGATGTGAGGTGGTGATCTTTCACCTCGAAGTGGTGGCGCTTCAATAAATCGAGTGCTTTCACACCCCAGGGGCACAGGTGATCGGGAGTCACCATCCGATAGATTTCTGCTTTTTTCTTCATACTATTGTCCTTTCTTGGCTCCCTTTTTGCAACCTACAGGAACCACTTTTGAGCGTTTCGATAGGCTCCTTTCGGTCCGAGTCGATCAGGAACTTTTCCGGGAGAACCTCATGTTTCGTGGGAATCTCAGATTAAACGCAGGAAAGCGCTTCAACCCTCAGGATTTTTCGAGAAAGGGGGAAAGTTGGCGTTTCAGAGCCTGTCGAGCTCGGTAAATTCTCGTTTCGACGGTTTTTCGGCTCGTGCGTAAAATCTCTGCGCACTCATCGTAGCTGTTCCCCTCCAGAGTACAGAAAACAAAGGGGAACCTCAGTTTTTCGGGAAGGGATGACACCTCCTTGCGGATTCGTTTGAGATCGTCATTCGACTGGAGGTGTTCGGACGGGCTGCGCTCCCCGGAGTCGGTTTTTTCGGTGAGGGGCAGTGCAGAATCTTCACCATCCACTTGCGCGTCTAGGGCCAGAGTTTTTCGGTGCCTTTGATTGCGGCGGAGTCGGTCGCGGGCCACGTTTCGGGCGATCGTAAAGATCCAGGTCTTCGGAGCCGCCTTGGGTTTGAAGCGGTCCGCATTCTGGTAGACCTTGAAAAAGGTTTCTTCCGTGGCTTCGGCGGAATCCGCCTCGTTGTTGAGATAGCGATACGAAAACCGGAAGACGGCTTCCTTGTGCCGCCTCATCAGTTCAACGAGGGCCGATTCTTCGCCCCGGCCAATACCCGCAATGAGCTCGTCGTCTTTTGGCTCCGAGTCCATTGAGGCGTCACTGCGGAACGCTGAGGGCCTTTGCGGCGAGGTCTTGCAGGCGAACTTGTTTCTCCTCGGGCAAGACTTGCATCATCTGGAAGTAGTGGCGGATCGAGAGCTCCTGCAGCTGTCCGTGGATGATGTGCAGCTCGTGGATCAGTTGGTCGGTTTGTGGCGTGAACTCATCCGAAGTGGTGATTTCCTTTTTGAGTTCTTGGACCTTCGCTTGAAACTGCCGCTGCAATTCCGCCCGTTCCTGACGGTAGGCCGGTTCAAACTCATCGATCCGCGCGGCTTCTTCCGGGGTCAAGTCCAACTCTCGATGGAGCCAGTGATGACCGTCGGCGTCGTCGTGGCGGGTCCATCCTTCTTCGGACGAAAGAAGATGAGAGGTTAGGGACGAAACGGCGACACACAGGACGATGAGGCCGAGGGCGAGACCCAGGAAGACCCCGATCTTATTCTTTCGGTTGCTAGGAGCACTCATCGGTTACCGTTTGTGGATGTCGAAGACATCTTGGATCTGCAGAACTTCGAAGCCAAGCGCCTTGGACGCTTCGATCTCACTCTGCCGGGAGTCCGCAAAGGCGCGGGTCGAAAGAATCCCGATGCTCGAACTCACGGCAATCGTCAGCGCCAAGGCCGCGGCGACCACTCCCGGGCGAGGGATCACCCCGAGCGCCCAATCGAGCAACGACTGGGTTTCTTCCTCGGTCTTGATACGGATGCGCCGCAGCACATTCCTCTCGACGTTTACGGGGCAAGGGGGGAGGGGGGCTTCCTGCATATGGCTCACCCACCCGTCAAAATCTTTTTCTTTCATAGTCCGTTAAACGCAGAAGATGGCGAGAACCCTCGAAAATTCGAGTGAATTGCTAGGATTTCTGAAACCAATCCGGTTCCGAACTCATCGCCAGATCAACGATTTGCCCGGTGGTCTAGGTTCACTAAGAGTAGAATCTTCAGGTTTTTTCGGCCTAAAATAGGGGAAACCCGCAAAATGGAGGAAGGGGATAAAGAGGCTCTCCATAGTTCGGGAGTGGCCCTTCTTGCTGCTGACGCCTTTCCATTTTCTATCAGTCCTACGAGGATACAGGAGGAGAGATTAGATGGTCGTTCTCTGGACAATGATGGGCTTTGGTCCCGTGTTTTACATATTAAGAGTGTATGAATCTCGATGAAATAGCAGGTGTCACGGAGAAGACCTCGAAGGACATTGTGATTTTTACTGGGACGCAATTGCAGCAGTGACCTTTGGGCTGCGGAGGGATTGCTAGTTGCTCAGAAAAAAGCAAAATGAATCTGGGGTGCAAGGTCGACAGAAGTCAGTTGTCGTGAAACCTGAATTGATACTAAGTAGGCCCGAGACGAGTCGCCGATGATTTTTAATCGGTACGAGTGTCGGAGGGCGTGGAGTTTTCATTTTCGAAGAGTTCTGCTAGTTCTGGGGCATTGTCTTCAGCCAGTAGTAGTACCCATCCCGCAACTTTCTGGCTTGCTTCGAGTGAAAAGTGGGTGCGGTCGTTCGTGCCTGAGGGGGAAAATTTAGCGGCTCCTTCGGGCCCGATCTCTTGAATCTGCTTTACGCTATATTCATGAAGATCCAAGTATGGAACGTTTTCCTCTTCTGCGACAATCCGGACTGCTTCCGCATAGGGAGCGAGGGAATCTCGAAGCGATCCATCCGCCCGGAAATTGCGACGGCATACCGGTGTTATTAGGACCGGTCGGGCTCCGATGGCTCTTGCATCTTCTATATATTGGCGTAGGTGCTCCCGGTAGTCGGTCTCTGCGGCGCTCTCTCTTTCTGGGCCTTTACCTTTCTGGTCATTGTGCCCAAATTGGATTAGTATCCAGTCGGGTTTATGTGCCAAGGTTTTATCCCAAAGACCTTCGGTCCTGAAGCTCCTTGAGCTGCGTCCTCCTTTTGCTTCATTATATATGACTGTATTCGAGTTCGCATACTGTTGAAGGCCCCAACCCCATCCCGCTCGGTCTTTTGTGAGGATTGGTCCTGTTACCGTCGAATCGCCGGCTAGGCAGATAATTGTTTGCTGGGAAAGCAATGGAGTTGTGAGGAGTAACAGAATGAAGGAAATTGGCAGTAGAACCGAAATCTTAATATGGTGATGCATCTATTTAGTTTTATAATTTCGAGTGAAGTCGATGCTTCGATTTTCAGCACTTAATGACTTTAGCTGAACTCACGGAGACCTCCTGTCTCGATGAGTGTAGCCTTATCATTCGGTCGTATATTACAAAGCAAGGGGTCACTAGGATGGTTGAATACAGGATGATGGTAGCCCCGGTTGAGGTCCGTCCGGGGGGGCAGTTTTCCTTTTTGAACTTTTAAAATGGTTGTCTAAAGCATCTTGCCAAGTCGACGTGAAATGAATAAGACGTTTTCTCCAGTTTTCGAGCCGTCATCCGTTATGATCAGGTCGTAATTCATTGGGAGTGATAGAGGAAAGCCGTTCCGTAGAGGTCATGCGGAAAATGGTCGAGGGCTATGATGAGGTATGGCGCTGTTCTTCGGGGACGATCGGCTGGTTTCTGGAGGCCATGAAGCGAGCTGATTCGGATGCCGCCCCCCGAACAATACTCGTGCGTCTGTTTCAGCCCATGCTAGCCGCTGGAGCGGTCACGACTTGGGAGACATTTGACGGAGCGACCGATGATAGCCTCTGTCATCCGTGGCTGGCCGCTCCCGTTTGTCTTTTTCTGGAAGAAAGTCATTCAAAGAGGGCATTCAGTTTTCATTTCCAAGCCTTGAACGCTTGAGAGAGATATTTTCCTAAGGTGACAATTCTTCGGCCATCGCCAGTCCAGCAATTCTCCCGGTCGTCCATGCGGCCTGAAAGTTGAAGCATCACCGGTGATGCCGTCGATATCGAGAGGCGGCATCGGGGCTTCTTTTCCCTTAGAGGCGCCATAATGTGATCAGAATCCGAAAGCTATGTGTATCCGTATATGTTCTTGAGGAGGATTATTGGTTTTGCGGTGGATTTCTAGGCGGTGTCCCAGTCTCGTAGAAACTGGCAGAGATCATCAGAAGTTGCGCTGTGGCCATGGCGCACAAAGAAGCCGGAAGAGGCGACGGCGAGCTGAAGAGCGTCGCGCAGAGGACGCTCGAGGACTTTTCCCAGGGCGTAGCCGGCGTTGAAGCGGTCGCCGGCACCGGTAGATTTTTTAGGATTCTCGCAATAAGGCCCCCAAACCTCCGTCGATTCTTTGGCGCTGGCGCCGACCGCGTATCGGATGGAGTGGATAATGACAGTGTGCAGACCGAGGGCTTTGCGCAGTGAGGCAGCCTGAGATGTCGCAGTCGTGGGATCCGTTGCTTTGGGGTGAGAGCTTCCGGTCAGTTGCGAGAGGATGTTGGCTTCGTTTTGATTGAGCCCAAGGGTGACCTCTCCGTGCTCTTCATAGCGAGAGAGCTCCGACAGCATGGCCCGAATATCTGATTCCGAGCGAGTGGTGGGATCGACGAGGTCGAAGAAGAAACGGGGGGATTTGAGGTGAGAAAAGACATTTTCGCGGAGGTATTTCCAGCAAAGAGTCATGTGGGGGTAGAGGGTCCAATCTGTGATGGCGATGAGGTGGGCCTGCTCGCAGGATTTACGGAACTGTCCGTCCCGGAGGTATTCGGCCAAAGCGTCGGGATGAAATTTTTGCAATTGGCTGACGGCGCTGAACATGAGTTTGCCATCGGCGAACTCGAAAGCGAGGGTGCGGCCCGGTTCTGAGCCCCAGCTGACGAGCTGGGCCTTGGTGCCGTAGTCGGCGAAGGCCGGATGGAAGGGCTCACCGACGGTCGCGAAGGTCGTCACCGGAAGGCCCAGAGTCGCTAGGCCGTCTCCCATATTGATGGCGCAGCCTCCTGGGTCGATCTGGTTGAGAATGATCTCGCGGAGACTGCTGTGGCCGGCAGCGGCGCTGATTTGATTGCCAAGATCAGCGATAGTTTCAACGCGGCGGTATTGGTCGAGGGAGTGGCGCTCATCGACTACCGAGATCATTTCATCGACGAATCCGTCAAATCCAGTGACTACGGGAAGAGTACCGAGGGTGGACGCACGATCTTCAAGGGTTTGGGCAAGTTCAGAACGATTCATGGGATGATCAGGAATAGCTCATGGCGGTTTCGGTGATCTGCTGGTCTTCTTCCAGAGAGCGAATGGGTTGGATGTCAGCTTTTCGGAGGGAGTCGTGGTAATAGCGGACTGCGTCTTCCGGGGTGATCTCCCGGTCGGTGACACGTCGGAGGAGTTCGATAAAAACAAGGGGATGCTCGGAGAGATTGATCTTCCGACCGAAAAGGGCGACTCGAGCTCCGTATTGGCTGGCATCGTGAATCAGTTGGAAGGCGTCGCGGGTGGTTCCGGCGCTGCCTCCGAGAATCCCGACAACCAGATTCGGGTCATAGCTGACGAGTTCCTCCAATGGCCCGGGGCCGTTGTAGGGAATTTTTAGAAAAATCGGACGACCCACTTTGGTCACTCCGGCGAGGCAGCGGATGATGCTGTCGTTGAGGAAGCTTCCGACCTTGGCCGGGTCAAAGCCCGGATCGACGTTGGGGTTAAATACTTCGAGGAAGTAGCGGAATCTCTTTCGCTCGGCTTCGAGTCGGAAATCGTGAAAGGCTTCGAGGGCTGCGTAGTCCCAGTCGATGTTGTTGGTGAATGTGACGGAATACAACCCGAGGTCGGCACCGATGTGGGGGAGGTTGTGCTGGTCGGTGATTTTTCCGTATTTGATGTGATCGAGGGTTGCTGTGCGGAAGTGGCGTGAAGGCTGCGATGGGTACTGTCCGCCGCGGACCGCCCAGACATCGGTGGTGTCGTTGGCGCGGGCGGCGGGAGTGATCGGGGAGTTGCGGAAGAGGCCCTCGACCATGCCCAGCTGTTCAAGATTGGAAGCGGAGAGGAGGACGATGTCGACGATCTTCTGCCGGATGACCTCCCGGATCTGGGCCTGATAGTCGGGCAGGGTTTTGTAGCACTTCTGGTCCGGATCGTATCCGTGCGGACAGGCGCCGGCTCGGTTGGGGCCCGGAGCCATGACGCCGAAAGCCATGTCGGCGTCCTTCGCATCCGCGATGATGAAATCTTTGAAGTCGGTCGAACCTTTGGCGATTCGATTGAGCTTTTGGTCGAGTGTTTTCAGAAACGGCATGATGGATTGGGAAATTCCGGGTGATCAGATTGACGGTGAATTCGTGCTGCAGGTGGAAAAGCTCTGCGGTTGGCGAATAGGAGGTGGCGCGGGTCGTCTCCCGATTTAGTCTTCCGAGATCAGTCGGATCATCGGCGGTTCGTCCTCTTCGATTCCGGGAAACCGGCCGATATTGGGATCGGCGAAGAAATTGTCGTGGGCATCGTCGTTGGCGGTGGAGACCTCGCCGATGATGCATCCATCGCTTTCGGGCCAAAAGGCGTGGTAGATCCCTGGGATCAGGGTGATGCGTTCTCCGGCACCAATGGTAAGAGTTTCGCCGGAGGCCTGTGGTCGCATCTTCCCGTTCACTTGAATGTCGAACCGTGTTCCGGGTTCGGTCTCATTCGGAGGACCGGCCCAGAGCTCGAAGGAGAGACTTCCGGTTCGGCAGATGATATCTTCCTTCTTTTGGGCGTGGGTGTGGGAAGGAGTGGTTTGTCCCTTGCGGGCATACATCAGCTTCTCGCAGTATTCCGGTTCCTCGGCCAGGTTGATCAGGACGAGCCCATAGTGATCGAAGTCCCCGAGTCCAAAATCGGTGATGTCCCAGCGAGGGTCGGGGGGAAGTGTCCAGCCGTGGGATACAAAGCAAGCTTTGGCCTCTTGGTAGATTTGATTGATCGCGGAGCGTTTCATCGAAGGTTGGGAGTTTTGCGCAGGGCTAGATGGGGATGCTTTTGCCGAAATTCTTTCTCCTTGGCGGTGGGGAAGTTCTCGTCGGTGACCCAGGTGTTGAAATGAGACCAGTCGGCGAAGCGGACGGTTGCAGATTCCTCCAGCTTGCCGCTGTCGGCCGCGAGGATGGTGACCTTCGCGTGGTCGAGCACGGCTTTTTTGACACTCGCTTCGGTGAGTTCGGTGGTCAGGAGCCCGTGGGACGGATCCACTGCGGAGGCGCCGAGGACGGCGACGTCGAAATGGAGATGTTGAACCCACTCCAAGGCCATCCCTCCGACGAGGGCACCCGTCAGAGCCCGCACCTCGCCGCCAACGGCGATGAGGGAGGAGCTGTGATTGCCCCCGTGATACATCAGCGGGAGGGAATTGGTGTAGAGGGTATAGGGGGCGTCGCGGGCGAGAAGCTCCAACCCCGCCTCAAGGCAGGTCGTACCCGCATCGATGAAAACGGAGGATCCGGGAGGGATCTCGTCGGCCACGGCCCGCCCGATCCGGCGTTTGATCTCGGGAGCCCGCTTCCGTTTGAGACTGAAGGATGGCTCTCCTTCCAAGCTGCGGCGGTCCAGCACCGCGCCGTGGATGCGCAGTACCTTTCCCTCTTCCTCGAG harbors:
- a CDS encoding TolC family protein, giving the protein MNDFFPLRRILPMRTRLTPALLLLASALLASAESPAKPELLELSDYLNEAMASNPRLEALEQRYEAGMQRIPQSGALPDPMFQITHFIESVQTRTGPQENVFVLSQKLPWFGKRGSQKSAASAEAEVLWYSLQNQQLVLAREVSLAFFEYTYTREAIDLTRENRDLLQKLEPIVEEKVRAGADLNALLRLKVEIGKVDDRLQTLQQKKVAQSAELGRLLGLPTTSILPDPKWEAPAPTTYDPSSIAAAIRANNPELQMMQRQIDSAEARSEIARLANYPDITLGLNYIQTGDPVVNPTTPDAGQDPWGFTVAVNVPLWFGKYNASKAEALASRRSLESEYTNRMNDLQAKLLTSLSSLNNANRQLNLYGNELLGLAEQAVENSRAGYRSGRTGILEVIDSERSLLDLQLLYWRAVADAWKQRVIIQTLANQPLSSEFSKSPSYE
- a CDS encoding glutaredoxin → MKKKAEIYRMVTPDHLCPWGVKALDLLKRHHFEVKDHHLTSMEENKRYKEENRVDETPQIFIEGKHLGGYDALREHLGLSPDPQEGETYQPVLAIFAVTFLMALSTTWLTLGSLSLIRVAELFIAFSMCALGIQKLQDLKGYATGFVQYDLVAQRYVPYAYVYAVIEAGGGILMIGGLFTWVVAPIVLIASSIGAVSIFKAVYLEKRDLKCACVGGDSSVPLGFISLTENLLMMAMAIWMLTQAA
- a CDS encoding RNA polymerase sigma factor, with protein sequence MDSEPKDDELIAGIGRGEESALVELMRRHKEAVFRFSYRYLNNEADSAEATEETFFKVYQNADRFKPKAAPKTWIFTIARNVARDRLRRNQRHRKTLALDAQVDGEDSALPLTEKTDSGERSPSEHLQSNDDLKRIRKEVSSLPEKLRFPFVFCTLEGNSYDECAEILRTSRKTVETRIYRARQALKRQLSPFLEKS
- a CDS encoding periplasmic heavy metal sensor, with the translated sequence MSAPSNRKNKIGVFLGLALGLIVLCVAVSSLTSHLLSSEEGWTRHDDADGHHWLHRELDLTPEEAARIDEFEPAYRQERAELQRQFQAKVQELKKEITTSDEFTPQTDQLIHELHIIHGQLQELSIRHYFQMMQVLPEEKQVRLQDLAAKALSVPQ
- a CDS encoding rhamnogalacturonan acetylesterase; the protein is MHHHIKISVLLPISFILLLLTTPLLSQQTIICLAGDSTVTGPILTKDRAGWGWGLQQYANSNTVIYNEAKGGRSSRSFRTEGLWDKTLAHKPDWILIQFGHNDQKGKGPERESAAETDYREHLRQYIEDARAIGARPVLITPVCRRNFRADGSLRDSLAPYAEAVRIVAEEENVPYLDLHEYSVKQIQEIGPEGAAKFSPSGTNDRTHFSLEASQKVAGWVLLLAEDNAPELAELFENENSTPSDTRTD
- a CDS encoding PfkB family carbohydrate kinase, coding for MNRSELAQTLEDRASTLGTLPVVTGFDGFVDEMISVVDERHSLDQYRRVETIADLGNQISAAAGHSSLREIILNQIDPGGCAINMGDGLATLGLPVTTFATVGEPFHPAFADYGTKAQLVSWGSEPGRTLAFEFADGKLMFSAVSQLQKFHPDALAEYLRDGQFRKSCEQAHLIAITDWTLYPHMTLCWKYLRENVFSHLKSPRFFFDLVDPTTRSESDIRAMLSELSRYEEHGEVTLGLNQNEANILSQLTGSSHPKATDPTTATSQAASLRKALGLHTVIIHSIRYAVGASAKESTEVWGPYCENPKKSTGAGDRFNAGYALGKVLERPLRDALQLAVASSGFFVRHGHSATSDDLCQFLRDWDTA
- a CDS encoding D-lyxose/D-mannose family sugar isomerase, translating into MKRSAINQIYQEAKACFVSHGWTLPPDPRWDITDFGLGDFDHYGLVLINLAEEPEYCEKLMYARKGQTTPSHTHAQKKEDIICRTGSLSFELWAGPPNETEPGTRFDIQVNGKMRPQASGETLTIGAGERITLIPGIYHAFWPESDGCIIGEVSTANDDAHDNFFADPNIGRFPGIEEDEPPMIRLISED
- a CDS encoding DeoR/GlpR family DNA-binding transcription regulator → MTAISRQKQILDYVRKTERVSVQDLIDQLEASPATVRRDLVQLEEEGKVLRIHGAVLDRRSLEGEPSFSLKRKRAPEIKRRIGRAVADEIPPGSSVFIDAGTTCLEAGLELLARDAPYTLYTNSLPLMYHGGNHSSSLIAVGGEVRALTGALVGGMALEWVQHLHFDVAVLGASAVDPSHGLLTTELTEASVKKAVLDHAKVTILAADSGKLEESATVRFADWSHFNTWVTDENFPTAKEKEFRQKHPHLALRKTPNLR